GATATTCATAAATGGTTTGTTATACTTTACGAATACATTTTATAGTTTTTTTCACCCTTACGAAAAGGTATACCTTTACGTAGGGTTGTTTGTTTTAAAACTAAATTATTTTAAATCAGAGTAGGGAAGTATTGATATCACTTGATTTAAAGTTATTATTTAATACTGTTGGTGTGATTCAGAGAAATGTTGGCGAGACCCCTTAATCTTGTATTGTTGCAATTATCCCGTTTTTTAGTATACGTATCCTCAATTAAGACGGAAAATGAAAATAACCTTGTTTACAGTATATGGTTTTAAATATATAATTAACTTAACCTATTATGCTTAACAGATATTATTAATATAAAAGGCTGTACTCATATTAAAAGAGTGCAGCCTTTTATGTATTCTTTGCTTTTGATATTATTGTATCAACAAACTATAGTTAAATGAGACTGTGAAAAAGGCAGATAATATCCTCTATAAACCCACTCAATTGGTTGCAAAAGTGTATCATACGGTTTCGTAGGTTTTATGATACAATTATTAATAAATTAAACAACAAATAATTTGTGGGGAGTTGTAAGCGTGAATAGTGTGTATGCTTATATTAGGGTTAGCACCAAAGAGCAAAATACAGATCGTCAACATGAAGCCTTGAAAGAGTATGCTACTTCAAATAAGCTAAAATACAAAATCATATTTGAAGATAGGGCAAGTGGTAAAGATTTCGAAAGATTACAGTATAAAGCACTAAAAGAAATAGTTAAAACAGGAGATACAATTATAATAAAAGAACTTGATAGATTAGGACGTAACTTCATGGATACACCAAAGGAACTGCAATATTTCTTTGAGAGAAGTATAAAAGTAATAATACTTGACACGCCATTAGTAAGCACAGGAGACACCAAATTAGATTATACGATAAACAACATGCTTATTAATTTCTTGTCTTATATAGCTGATAAGGAGCGGGAGAAAATACAGGGTAGAGTTATAGAGGGATTAAAGAATGCTAAGGCTAAAGGCATTAAGTTGGGTAGACCCAATAGAATTTTACCTGAAGATTTCAAGAAGTATTATAGTAAGTGGAAAGATAAAGAAATAACCGGAGTTGAATTTGCAAAATTATTGAGCATAAGCAAAGCGACATTATATAGGTATATAAAAGAATATGAAATGTAAAAGAGGGTTAATACCTTCTTTTTTATGGAATGGATTAATTGATTTATGATACATTGAACGTAACAATCTAAATAACAGCTATTTCTTAATTAGCCTCATATTCTATACTACAAAGATTCTCCACCTGTTAAGCAACCACAATGCTTAACAGGTCTTCATTCGTTACAATACATTACGTATGTATTTATTTAAATCGACTTAAATAATTTATTGGTTTTTAATAATATCTTTTTTAAGCGTTTTTTATTATCGCTTATAATGGGTTCTAAATTTTTCATTATAATATTTTTTGCTTTATCCAAAGTTTCTTTTCTATTTATATATATATTAAAAGTATTTAACTCTGTATAAAATTCCTCTAGCTGCAAATATAGCTCTGCATCATAAACTGCTAATAAATCAGCATCTATTTTTCCCCATAAAGTAAATTTTACATCCAGTTCTAAAGCTTTACTATTTACATTTAATTTTTTCTTAATCCTTATTATTTCATTGTAATTATCAAAAGAGTTTTTAAATTCGTTTTCTTCACTCAAAATAAATTCGCAAAATCTTGTTAAATATTTTATTTTTTCTTTAGATTTATTAAATTTACTAATTTTTTCATATAAAAATTTTATTTGAGGTGCTAACACAAATGATTTACCAATAAATTTTAATGATTTAATTTCTAAATCATTAAAGTCATTAAAAATATTTTTGTTATTAAGCTTTTTAAGAGAACGTTCAATATCATTTATTTCATCAGAATTTCCACGATAGTCACCCTTAAGATAAGATAAGTCAGCTTCGTATTCCATAATAAATTCATATGGTTTTTCCGTATATATTGTAACTTCACTTACTGGTTCCCCATATCTATCATGCTCCACATGTACTTCTTTATATATATTTAATTGACTAACACAATAATATAGGTCTACTAAATTAGTATCTAGGCTATTATCAATATAAAATTGTTTATTTAATTCTTCAAGATATATATACTCATTTAAAGCATTATCAATTATGGTTTTATTATTTATCATTTCTTTCTCAAGTTTTAGAAATTGAACATATAACTTATTGTTATCCTTTTTATTTTTGTATCTTTGATATATGTTAAAACTAAAGTAACCAAAAACTAAAGTTAAAATAGCTTTCAAAATCTCAATTATACAACTTTTTATAAATGGAGTATTTAAAAGCATACATATCACCTCACCGTCATGTTAAACAATACCATTAACTGAGAATTAAGTAAATTATCCAGTTCAATTTTTTTATTTTTTAAATATATTTTATTACACCAATGAGACTTACAATGTCGTGAAAATATACACTCCGTTTATGCATGATTTTTCACTTTTCACATTACATCATGTGAAGGTGCAAATCACCTTTACATTTATAGACTATAAATAAATTTGTTATATTTACTATTTTGGTACTAATTGTATTATAATTCTGTTTATAGATAAGATTGGAGGATAATAATATGGATTATAGGATTGATAAAGCATTTGATTTACTTACAGAAAACGAATGGACAAAATATTTAGAGGTTAAATTATTTGAAGGCATGAAAATTGATATACAAATGTTTAGTGTATCTAAAGGTTTTCACTCTGAATTGGTTTTTAGTCAAAATATCGGCAGTTATATAAATATGCATAATAACAAAGTTGGAACATTAAATATATCTTATGCTTTATGTAAGCATTATTTTGACAAAGGTATACCAGATAACCCTTACTATATATCTCCAGGAAAACATGGAGAATCGGTTGAGTACATGCCTCTTTTTAAAGAAAATGATTGGTTAACTAGATATTGGTTTAATTATTTCGCAGAGGCTATATATTTAAAACTTTTCGCAATTTGGGATTCTATTATAGGTTTTTTAAATGAATACTATGGTTTTGACGAAGAACAAAGGATAGGTATGAGGGGAAAAGTCCTAAAAAAAACAAAGATTATCAGACAAGATATCAGTAAATACATAGGACATATTTCACATGACGATATATATGAGAAAGCTAATTTATATAGAAATAGTTTTGTGCATTCTTCTACACCAAATGAAATATCAGGAGCATTGAACATTGAGAGGAATGTACAAACTGAAATAATTGATAAAAATTCGGATGGCACAATAAAAATGACTGAAGATGGAAACGTAGTTATGAAGAAAGTCAAAGCAGCAGTAAATCTTTCTATGGGTGTAGGGAATTATGTTGATTGCGAAAGCATAATGAATAATATTGAAGACTTTTCTATTTTCACAGGTAATGAGATAACAAATATCCTGAAAATGATATCTGAAGATATATATAAATTCGACATTTTTAAATAAGATGTAATTAGATTCTAAAAGGCATACAACATAACGAAAATTATCTT
This is a stretch of genomic DNA from Clostridium estertheticum subsp. estertheticum. It encodes these proteins:
- a CDS encoding recombinase family protein → MNSVYAYIRVSTKEQNTDRQHEALKEYATSNKLKYKIIFEDRASGKDFERLQYKALKEIVKTGDTIIIKELDRLGRNFMDTPKELQYFFERSIKVIILDTPLVSTGDTKLDYTINNMLINFLSYIADKEREKIQGRVIEGLKNAKAKGIKLGRPNRILPEDFKKYYSKWKDKEITGVEFAKLLSISKATLYRYIKEYEM
- a CDS encoding Cthe_2314 family HEPN domain-containing protein — encoded protein: MDYRIDKAFDLLTENEWTKYLEVKLFEGMKIDIQMFSVSKGFHSELVFSQNIGSYINMHNNKVGTLNISYALCKHYFDKGIPDNPYYISPGKHGESVEYMPLFKENDWLTRYWFNYFAEAIYLKLFAIWDSIIGFLNEYYGFDEEQRIGMRGKVLKKTKIIRQDISKYIGHISHDDIYEKANLYRNSFVHSSTPNEISGALNIERNVQTEIIDKNSDGTIKMTEDGNVVMKKVKAAVNLSMGVGNYVDCESIMNNIEDFSIFTGNEITNILKMISEDIYKFDIFK